Proteins encoded in a region of the Capra hircus breed San Clemente chromosome 3, ASM170441v1, whole genome shotgun sequence genome:
- the KLF17 gene encoding Krueppel-like factor 17 encodes MWLTQGNGSPEKAVPKIAPNTQWVVPKYHRKKRLCFPELPVFSWYTQGHRYLAYSGGYGKNPELVGWQREAEARQGGAAAAGWVGGCGPWLRPPARREVEAERGDCGVAVPATRREPQLCSGVGLDRSAVSMCNPSQVQMEQGAEGLNQWHVASHQFTESKDAEKSLSILNMSSSLGSSGMHTSWNHSPLGIQHIPQCTELQRIPLASAEAPRQNANEMGPQFSMVLPDHHVSYCPQLTFTPSQMTFTQGMSPSQPGMMIFEEPQMMPLGEPNVPGMAMTFGANLRMPLNGPPASPPSGIPMMSHIRMRTVSYPGLPTVASNRDPLPPKALLNPTVPSTEAQALLPPVAQMLPPREPHNFGMSPGGSPVLLAFKSQGSFVNQPVSQEDPFLPKQPIPAPQRAEQQYSRTQEKAPRRRSPVSRPYRCDYENCEKAYTKRSHLVSHQRKHTGERPYKCTWEACTWSFFRSDELGRHTRIHTKHRPHQCDQCGRKFMRSDHLRQHQRTHMRTPRSPDPPADSGCVAGPPPTPGL; translated from the exons ATGTGGCTAACCCAAGGCAATGGGAGCCCAGAGAAGGCAG TTCCAAAGATAGCGCCCAACACACAGTGGGTAGTCCCGAAGTACCATAGGAAGAAAAGGCTTTGTTTCCCAGAGCTCCCAGTCTTCAGCTGGTACACTCAAGGACATCGGTACCTGGCCTATAGCGGAGGCTACGGCAAGAACCCCGAGCTGGTGGGGTG GCAGCGCGAGGCTGAAGCGCGCCAGGGTGGGGCAGCGGCTGCCGGGTGGGTCGGTGGGTGCGGCCCTTGGCTCCGCCCCCCCGCGCGGAGAGAAGTAGAAGCTGAGCGCGGTGATTGTGGCGTGGCAGTACCTGCGACGCGCCGCGAGCCTCAGCTCTGCTCGGGTGTGGGTCTGGACCGGAGCGCAGTGTCAATGTGCAACCCGTCCCAAGTTCAGATGGAGCAGGGGGCCGAGGGCCTGAACCAGTGGCATGTGGCTTCCCACCAGTTCACAGAG TCCAAGGATGCTGAGAAGTCATTGTCCATCTTGAACATGTCTTCATCTCTCGGAAGCAGTGGAATGCACACCTCTTGGAACCATAGTCCATTAGGCATTCAACACATCCCTCAGTGCACAGAGCTGCAGAGGATCCCCTTGGCTTCTGCTGAGGCACCCAGGCAGAATGCCAATGAAATGGGGCCACAGTTCAGTATGGTACTGCCTGATCACCATGTGAGCTACTGCCCCCAACTGACTTTCACCCCTTCCCAGATGACTTTCACTCAAGGAATGTCTCCTTCACAGCCAGGAATGATGATTTTCGAGGAACCCCAGATGATGCCCCTAGGAGAGCCCAATGTTCCAGGGATGGCCATGACCTTTGGTGCGAATCTAAGGATGCCCCTTAATGGGCCACCAGCCTCACCTCCCAGTGGAATCCCAATGATGTCCCACATCAGAATGCGAACAGTGTCTTATCCTGGCCTCCCAACAGTAGCTTCTAACAGAGACCCTTTACCACCTAAAGCATTATTAAATCCAACCGTGCCTTCCACTGAGGCCCAAGCACTGCTCCCTCCTGTGGCTCAGATGTTGCCTCCTAGAGAGCCCCACAACTTTGGGATGTCCCCAGGTGGATCTCCAGTATTGCTGGCTTTTAAATCCCAGGGCTCTTTTGTGAACCAGCCAGTCTCCCAAGAAGACCCCTTCCTACCTAAGCAGCCCATACCTGCTCCACAAAGAGCAGAGCAGCAGTACTCCAGGACCCAGGAAAAGGCACCTAGGCGGAGATCCCCAGTTTCAAGGCCTTACCGCTGCGACTATGAGAACTGTGAAAAAGCTTACACTAAGCGCTCCCACCTCGTGAGTCACCAACGCAAACACACAG GTGAACGGCCCTATAAATGCACGTGGGAAGCCTGTACTTGGTCCTTCTTCCGTTCTGACGAACTTGGAAGACATACTCGGATACACACCAAACATCGACCACATCAATGTGACCAGTGCGGCCGAAAGTTCATGAGATCTGACCATCTCAGGCAACACCAAAGGACTCATATGAGGACTCCAAGATCTCCAGACCCACCGGCAGACAGTGGATGTGTGGCTGGTCCTCCTCCTACTCCTGGTCTTTAG